The Janthinobacterium lividum genome has a window encoding:
- the dusA gene encoding tRNA dihydrouridine(20/20a) synthase DusA encodes MTSSSLPSRRLSVAPMMDWTDRHCRKFHREITRHTWLYTEMVTTGALVYGDVERHLRFNEEEHPVALQLGGSDPKDLATSAKLGEQWGYDEVNLNCGCPSERVQKGAFGACLMAEPQLVADCVKAMRDVVDIDVTVKHRIGIDDSESYDFVRDFVGTVADAGCKTFIVHARNAILKGLSPKENREVPPLKYDYAYRLKRDFPQFEFIINGGIKTLDEIDLHLQHLDGVMLGREAYHNPYVMAQFDQRYYGDDTPVKTREQVLEAMIPYISAQLEKEAGRLKLNSVTRHMLGLMQNLPGARGFRQTLSDSKKLASGDPRLLLEAAARLSLPA; translated from the coding sequence ATGACTTCCTCTTCTTTGCCTTCCCGCCGCCTGTCCGTCGCCCCGATGATGGACTGGACCGACCGCCATTGCCGCAAGTTCCACCGCGAAATCACGCGCCACACCTGGCTCTACACCGAGATGGTGACGACGGGCGCGCTGGTATACGGCGATGTGGAGCGCCACTTGCGCTTCAATGAGGAAGAGCATCCGGTGGCGCTGCAGCTGGGCGGCAGCGACCCGAAAGACCTGGCCACCAGCGCCAAGCTGGGCGAGCAGTGGGGTTACGACGAGGTCAACCTGAACTGCGGCTGCCCGTCCGAGCGCGTACAAAAGGGCGCGTTTGGCGCCTGCCTGATGGCCGAGCCGCAACTGGTGGCCGACTGCGTGAAAGCCATGCGCGATGTGGTCGATATCGACGTCACCGTCAAGCACCGCATCGGCATCGATGACAGCGAGTCCTACGACTTCGTGCGCGATTTCGTCGGCACCGTGGCCGACGCCGGCTGCAAGACGTTTATCGTGCATGCGCGCAACGCCATCCTGAAAGGCCTGAGCCCGAAGGAAAACCGCGAAGTACCGCCCCTGAAATACGATTATGCCTACCGCTTGAAACGTGATTTTCCCCAGTTCGAGTTCATCATCAATGGCGGCATCAAGACGCTGGACGAGATCGACCTGCACCTGCAGCACCTGGACGGTGTCATGCTGGGGCGCGAGGCGTATCACAACCCGTATGTGATGGCGCAGTTCGACCAGCGCTACTACGGCGACGACACTCCAGTGAAGACGCGCGAGCAGGTGCTCGAAGCGATGATTCCGTATATCAGCGCGCAACTGGAGAAAGAAGCGGGGCGCCTGAAACTGAACAGCGTTACGCGCCACATGCTGGGCCTGATGCAAAACCTGCCCGGTGCGCGCGGCTTCCGTCAGACCTTGTCCGATTCGAAGAAGCTGGCGTCGGGCGACCCCCGCTTGCTGCTGGAAGCGGCGGCGCGCCTGTCCTTGCCTGCCTGA
- the typA gene encoding translational GTPase TypA: MSNTKRAIRNIAIIAHVDHGKTTLVDQLLRQSGTFRENQAVDTRVMDSNDLEKERGITILSKNCAVEYEGTHINIVDTPGHADFGGEVERVLSMVDSVLLLVDAQEGPMPQTRFVTRKALALGLKPIVIVNKVDRPGARPDWAINQTFELFDKLGATDEQLDFPIIYASGLNGYAGLTEDVRSGDMKPMFDAILEHVPVRDDNPEGPLQMQITSLDYSSYVGKIGIGRVNRGTVKVGQDVLVINGPGATPIKGRINQVLNFKGLERVLVDEAVAGDICLINGIDEIGIGSTLCAVDTPDPLPMLTVDEPTLTMNFMVNNSPLAGREGKFVTSRQLRDRLDRELKANVALRVSPTDDDTIFEVSGRGELHLTILIENMRREGFELAVSRPRVVFKMVDGVRHEPFENLSVDVEEVNQGGVMEELGRRRGDLQNMESDGKGRVRLEYLIPARGLIGFQGEFMTLTRGTGLMSHVFHEYAPVDNTRGEMAGRRNGVLISQDDGAAVAYAIWKLQDRGRMFVSHNDPVYEGMVIGIHSRDNDLVVNPIKGKQLTNVRSSGTDEAVRLVPPIQMSLEYAVEFIEDDELVEITPKSIRLRKRFLKEHERKKASRDS, translated from the coding sequence ATGTCAAATACAAAACGCGCAATTCGTAATATCGCCATTATCGCCCACGTTGACCACGGCAAAACCACGCTGGTGGATCAGCTGCTGCGCCAGTCCGGCACCTTCCGTGAAAACCAAGCGGTCGACACCCGAGTCATGGACTCGAACGACCTGGAAAAGGAGCGCGGCATTACGATTCTGTCGAAGAACTGCGCTGTTGAGTACGAAGGCACCCACATCAACATCGTCGACACCCCAGGACACGCCGACTTCGGCGGCGAAGTGGAACGTGTTCTGTCGATGGTTGACTCGGTTCTGTTGCTGGTCGATGCACAAGAAGGCCCGATGCCGCAAACCCGTTTCGTCACGCGCAAAGCGCTGGCACTGGGTCTGAAGCCTATCGTCATCGTCAACAAGGTCGACCGTCCAGGCGCGCGCCCGGACTGGGCCATCAACCAGACGTTCGAACTGTTCGACAAGCTGGGCGCTACCGACGAACAACTGGATTTCCCTATCATTTACGCTTCGGGCCTGAACGGCTATGCCGGCCTGACCGAAGACGTGCGCAGCGGCGACATGAAGCCGATGTTTGACGCCATCCTGGAACACGTTCCAGTACGTGACGACAATCCGGAAGGCCCGCTGCAAATGCAGATCACCTCGCTGGATTACTCGTCGTACGTCGGCAAGATCGGCATTGGCCGCGTCAACCGCGGTACCGTCAAGGTCGGCCAGGACGTGCTGGTCATCAATGGTCCAGGCGCTACGCCTATCAAAGGCCGCATCAACCAGGTGCTGAACTTCAAGGGCCTGGAGCGCGTGCTGGTGGATGAAGCCGTTGCCGGCGACATCTGCCTGATCAACGGTATCGACGAAATCGGCATCGGTTCGACCCTATGCGCAGTAGATACCCCGGATCCGCTGCCGATGCTGACCGTCGACGAGCCGACCCTGACCATGAACTTCATGGTCAACAACTCGCCACTGGCTGGCCGCGAAGGCAAGTTCGTTACCTCGCGTCAACTGCGTGACCGTCTGGACCGCGAACTGAAAGCCAACGTTGCTCTGCGCGTTTCGCCAACCGACGATGACACGATCTTTGAAGTGTCGGGCCGCGGCGAGCTGCACCTGACGATTCTGATCGAAAACATGCGTCGCGAAGGCTTCGAGCTGGCCGTATCGCGTCCACGCGTGGTCTTCAAAATGGTCGATGGCGTGCGCCACGAGCCGTTTGAAAACCTGTCGGTTGACGTTGAAGAAGTCAACCAGGGCGGCGTCATGGAAGAACTGGGCCGTCGTCGTGGCGACCTGCAAAACATGGAATCGGATGGCAAGGGCCGCGTGCGTCTCGAGTACCTGATCCCGGCGCGTGGCCTGATCGGCTTCCAGGGCGAATTCATGACCTTGACCCGCGGCACCGGCCTGATGAGCCACGTATTCCATGAATACGCGCCAGTCGACAACACCCGTGGCGAAATGGCCGGCCGTCGTAACGGCGTGCTGATCTCGCAAGATGACGGCGCCGCTGTTGCCTACGCCATCTGGAAACTGCAAGACCGCGGCCGCATGTTCGTGTCGCACAATGACCCAGTCTACGAAGGCATGGTCATCGGTATCCACTCGCGCGACAATGACCTGGTCGTCAACCCGATCAAGGGCAAGCAGCTGACCAACGTGCGTTCGTCGGGTACCGACGAAGCGGTGCGCTTGGTACCACCAATTCAGATGTCGCTGGAATACGCAGTCGAATTCATCGAGGACGACGAGCTGGTGGAAATCACGCCTAAATCGATCCGTCTGCGCAAGCGCTTCCTGAAAGAGCACGAGCGTAAAAAAGCGTCGCGTGATTCGTAA
- the truB gene encoding tRNA pseudouridine(55) synthase TruB — MAGPKKPPGIKRVRDLVDGVLLLDKPVGWSSNDALIKAKRVLNAKKAGHTGTLDPFATGLLPLCFGEATKFSQDLLEADKTYETLVHLGQTTDTGDTEGEVLETRDVNVTEEQIEAVLAQFRGPILQTPPMYSALKRDGKPLYEYARAGITLEREARPVTIHKLEFLGYEAPFLKLSVMCSKGTYIRVLGEDIGHALGCGGHLNALRRTQVGSLTLDGVVTLDELTAHAAPLSLLAPVDALLSSFPAVQLTEELAKRFLHGQRIALGKENVAVPAEPGRVRVYHDSKLLGTGQLQEYSILAPERLIATAHQ, encoded by the coding sequence GTGGCGGGTCCGAAGAAACCGCCCGGCATCAAACGGGTGCGCGACCTGGTCGATGGCGTCTTGCTGCTGGATAAGCCCGTGGGCTGGTCCAGCAACGACGCCCTGATCAAGGCCAAGCGCGTGCTGAACGCGAAAAAAGCGGGCCATACGGGTACCCTGGATCCGTTCGCTACAGGCTTGCTGCCGCTGTGCTTTGGCGAGGCCACGAAGTTCTCGCAGGACTTGCTGGAAGCCGATAAAACCTACGAAACCCTCGTGCACCTGGGGCAGACGACGGATACGGGCGATACCGAGGGCGAAGTGCTGGAAACGCGCGACGTCAACGTTACCGAAGAGCAGATCGAAGCCGTGCTGGCGCAGTTCCGCGGGCCTATCCTGCAGACGCCACCCATGTACTCGGCCTTGAAAAGAGACGGCAAGCCCTTATATGAGTATGCAAGGGCAGGCATCACCCTGGAGCGCGAAGCGCGCCCGGTGACCATCCACAAGCTCGAGTTCCTCGGCTATGAAGCCCCGTTCCTGAAATTGTCCGTGATGTGCAGCAAGGGCACGTATATCCGCGTGCTGGGCGAAGACATCGGCCATGCCCTCGGTTGTGGCGGTCATTTGAACGCCTTGCGCCGTACGCAGGTGGGCAGCCTGACTTTGGACGGCGTCGTCACGCTCGACGAGTTGACGGCACATGCCGCACCGTTGAGCTTGCTGGCGCCCGTCGATGCCTTGTTGTCGAGTTTCCCCGCCGTCCAGCTGACGGAAGAATTGGCCAAGCGTTTCCTGCATGGCCAGCGCATCGCGCTGGGCAAGGAAAACGTCGCCGTACCGGCCGAACCGGGCCGTGTGCGCGTATATCACGACAGCAAGCTGCTGGGCACGGGCCAGTTGCAGGAATACAGCATCCTGGCGCCAGAGCGGCTGATCGCCACGGCGCATCAATAA
- the rbfA gene encoding 30S ribosome-binding factor RbfA: MAKHSKTMPARGLRVADQIQRDLAEIVAYELKDPRVGTMITITEVQITPDYAHAKVFFTMLKDSKEAIKNTTEGLMAAAGFIRGLLGKRLHIHTLPMLHFVHDSSTSRGMEMSLLIDKANATRAADAEPDEKPADKADEQ, from the coding sequence ATGGCTAAACATAGCAAAACCATGCCAGCGCGCGGCTTGCGCGTGGCCGACCAGATCCAGCGCGATCTGGCTGAAATCGTCGCCTACGAATTGAAGGACCCGCGCGTCGGCACGATGATCACCATCACCGAAGTGCAGATCACCCCTGACTACGCGCACGCCAAGGTGTTTTTCACGATGTTGAAAGACAGCAAGGAAGCCATCAAGAACACCACCGAAGGCCTGATGGCCGCGGCCGGTTTCATCCGTGGCTTGCTGGGCAAGCGCCTGCACATTCACACCCTGCCGATGTTGCATTTTGTGCACGACAGCTCGACTTCGCGCGGCATGGAAATGTCCTTGCTGATCGACAAGGCCAACGCTACGCGCGCGGCTGACGCCGAGCCGGACGAAAAGCCAGCAGACAAAGCGGACGAGCAATAA